One genomic window of Acidobacteriota bacterium includes the following:
- a CDS encoding serine hydroxymethyltransferase — translation MDTSALVAAHRRSLRDTDPDIAQAICDETDRQTSGLELIASENFVSSAVLEAAGSVFTNKYAEGYPGRRYYGGCEHADVVERLAIDRAKALFGADHANVQPHSGAQANMSVYFTLLKPGDTVLGMNLSHGGHLTHGHPLNFSGKLYNIVAYGVRKEDERLDYDELERLAMEHKPKMIMVGASAYPRVIDFPRIRTIADRSGAVMVTDMAHIAGLVAAGVHPSPVPHSDFVTTTTHKTLRGPRAGMVLCRAQYAKDLDRSVFPGVQGGPLVHIIAAKAVCFKEAAEPAFAVYQKQTVANAARLAAVIASHGFRIVSGGTDNHLMLVDVFSKGVTGKAATAALGKAGITVNQNTIPFDQNPPLVASGIRIGTPALTTRGMAEAEMDVVGDLIARVLAAPEDGHVHSMVRAEVEVLCRTFPLYPDKRI, via the coding sequence ATGGATACCAGCGCGCTCGTCGCGGCTCATCGCCGCTCGCTCCGAGACACCGACCCCGACATCGCACAGGCCATCTGCGATGAAACGGACCGCCAGACGTCTGGCCTCGAGTTGATCGCCTCGGAGAACTTCGTCAGCAGCGCGGTACTTGAGGCGGCCGGATCGGTGTTCACCAACAAGTATGCTGAGGGCTATCCGGGCCGCCGGTACTACGGCGGCTGCGAGCACGCGGACGTCGTCGAGCGCCTCGCCATCGATCGCGCCAAGGCGCTGTTCGGCGCGGATCATGCCAACGTGCAGCCCCACTCGGGGGCGCAGGCCAACATGTCGGTGTACTTCACCCTGCTGAAGCCCGGAGACACGGTCCTCGGCATGAACCTGTCGCACGGCGGCCACCTGACGCATGGCCATCCCCTGAACTTCTCCGGCAAGCTCTACAACATCGTCGCCTACGGCGTGCGCAAGGAGGACGAGCGGCTCGACTACGACGAACTCGAGCGGCTCGCCATGGAGCACAAGCCGAAGATGATCATGGTTGGCGCGAGCGCCTATCCGCGCGTGATTGATTTTCCGCGCATTCGGACGATCGCTGATCGGTCCGGCGCCGTGATGGTGACCGACATGGCGCACATCGCCGGGCTGGTGGCGGCCGGCGTCCACCCCAGCCCCGTGCCGCATTCGGACTTTGTCACCACCACGACACACAAGACGCTACGCGGCCCCCGTGCCGGCATGGTGCTGTGCCGGGCCCAGTACGCGAAGGACCTCGACAGGAGCGTGTTCCCCGGCGTGCAGGGCGGCCCGCTGGTCCACATCATCGCGGCCAAGGCCGTGTGCTTCAAGGAAGCAGCCGAACCCGCGTTTGCCGTCTACCAGAAGCAGACCGTCGCCAACGCCGCACGACTGGCCGCCGTCATCGCATCGCACGGCTTCAGGATCGTCTCCGGCGGCACGGACAACCACCTGATGCTGGTCGACGTGTTCTCCAAGGGTGTCACCGGCAAGGCGGCGACCGCCGCGCTTGGCAAAGCCGGCATCACCGTCAACCAGAACACGATCCCGTTCGACCAGAATCCGCCGCTCGTCGCCAGCGGCATCCGCATCGGCACGCCCGCCTTGACGACGCGCGGTATGGCGGAGGCCGAGATGGACGTCGTGGGCGACCTGATCGCCCGCGTGCTGGCCGCCCCCGAAGACGGGCACGTGCACTCGATGGTCAGGGCCGAAGTGGAAGTGCTGTGCAGGACATTCCCGCTGTATCCAGACAAGCGGATCTAG
- the rpiB gene encoding ribose 5-phosphate isomerase B: MRIAIGSDHGGFELKQHIKQLLAELNVPFEDLGTFTPDPADYPDIAVLVARGVASGSYEQGILICGTGIGMSIAANKIPGIRAALVTDIETARLSRQHNDANIMTIGGRTTRVDRARDIVRAFLETGFDGGGRHSRRVDKISALDCKDS, encoded by the coding sequence GTGCGCATCGCGATTGGTTCCGACCATGGCGGCTTCGAGCTCAAGCAACACATCAAGCAGTTGCTGGCCGAGTTGAACGTCCCATTCGAGGACCTCGGCACGTTCACTCCGGATCCGGCCGACTACCCCGACATCGCGGTTCTGGTGGCCAGAGGCGTCGCCAGCGGCTCGTACGAGCAGGGCATCCTGATATGCGGCACCGGCATCGGCATGTCGATTGCGGCCAACAAGATCCCGGGCATCCGGGCGGCGCTGGTCACCGACATTGAAACCGCCCGCCTGAGCCGTCAACATAACGACGCCAACATCATGACGATCGGCGGGCGCACGACGCGGGTCGATCGCGCCCGCGACATCGTCCGCGCGTTTCTCGAGACTGGATTCGACGGGGGCGGCCGCCACAGCCGCCGCGTGGACAAGATCTCAGCCCTCGACTGCAAGGACTCATAA
- a CDS encoding class I SAM-dependent rRNA methyltransferase: MSHPAEPSVVVTARGEDRGRAGHPWIYRTDVADVRAQGGDTVVVMTPRGRILGRALFSDKSQIALRLLTIGEAPAGLDLWRARLDAAIDFRRQLAIDGTAFRLVHGEADLMPSLVVDQYDRHLVVQALSQGTERLLPRLVEMLQDALAPAGILARHDVRVRQLEGLDQGVTLLAGEVPPLVTVREGRIEHDVDLWHGQKTGLFLDQRENRIAARQYAHGRLLDCFSYHGAFALQLADRCDQVTALDVSEEAVGHITRNAARNKLANIEAQCVNVFDELRRLDRAGERYDMVVLDPPAFAKSKDAVEKAYAGYKEINLRALKILKPGGTLVTCSCSYNIDEATFGQIVYEASIDARARVVVIEKRMQARDHPVLLGVPETYYLKCFILRKLA, encoded by the coding sequence GTGAGCCACCCAGCCGAACCCAGCGTCGTTGTCACCGCCCGCGGCGAAGATCGCGGTCGCGCCGGACATCCGTGGATCTACCGCACGGATGTCGCGGATGTGCGGGCGCAGGGCGGCGACACGGTGGTCGTTATGACCCCCCGTGGCCGGATCCTCGGCCGCGCGCTCTTCAGCGACAAGTCGCAGATCGCGCTGCGTCTGCTCACAATCGGCGAAGCGCCGGCCGGGCTCGACCTGTGGCGTGCGAGGCTTGACGCGGCCATTGACTTTCGCCGGCAACTCGCGATTGATGGAACGGCTTTCAGGCTCGTCCACGGCGAGGCGGACCTGATGCCGTCGCTCGTGGTCGATCAGTACGACCGCCACCTGGTGGTGCAGGCGCTCTCGCAGGGGACCGAGCGGCTGCTGCCTCGCCTGGTGGAGATGCTGCAGGACGCGCTGGCCCCGGCCGGCATCCTGGCGCGGCACGATGTGCGCGTGCGCCAACTTGAGGGACTCGACCAGGGGGTGACGCTGCTCGCCGGCGAGGTGCCGCCGCTCGTGACGGTTCGCGAGGGCCGCATCGAGCACGACGTGGACCTCTGGCACGGGCAGAAGACGGGGCTCTTTCTCGATCAGCGCGAGAACCGGATTGCCGCGCGCCAGTACGCCCACGGCCGCCTGCTCGATTGCTTCAGCTACCACGGCGCTTTCGCGCTCCAGCTGGCCGATCGCTGCGATCAGGTGACGGCGCTCGACGTATCGGAGGAAGCCGTCGGCCACATTACGCGCAACGCCGCCCGCAACAAGCTCGCGAACATCGAGGCGCAGTGCGTGAACGTGTTCGACGAGCTGCGGCGCCTCGATCGGGCGGGAGAGCGCTACGACATGGTGGTGCTTGATCCGCCCGCGTTCGCCAAGAGCAAGGACGCGGTCGAGAAGGCGTACGCGGGCTACAAGGAAATCAACCTGCGGGCGCTGAAGATCCTGAAGCCAGGCGGCACGCTGGTCACCTGCAGTTGCTCGTACAACATCGACGAGGCCACGTTCGGCCAGATCGTCTACGAGGCCTCCATCGACGCCCGCGCCCGCGTCGTCGTCATCGAGAAGCGCATGCAGGCGCGCGATCATCCCGTCTTGCTCGGCGTGCCGGAGACGTACTACCTCAAGTGCTTCATCCTCCGGAAGCTGGCGTAG